In Leishmania braziliensis MHOM/BR/75/M2904 complete genome, chromosome 29, a genomic segment contains:
- a CDS encoding ABC transporter-like protein produces the protein MISESTPLVGNSTAHSYQLSDGELCARRCSENSCSAEVRNQRMRQYYHSVFCSGGIDVAVRNVAVVQRPWLQRCYPNRRRGRICCQGVSAQFRRGRLHVVADVDGIAASSLMTVITGRGTQASGDIWVDDVAVDAQTRLRLIAYVGTESLFIPFLSVHDNLWFVVYLHRKEQRSWTQELVLAAASFVSLDLRKKVTDLSQSEKFRLQVALELVLDPPALFFSYPFDTMGLVEQNECTQLLSRVCVVMMKTVVLSTQLMPMSLHSAADTLLLFGVGGVVLFSGKCQDAISYFNCLCIPKHVPQPLWKEVLGPGLQAHFAEEDRRTFHAASFPTSNSSSLSQRFVDGSGSLLYSALCTPPRLSSRLFLLDDLNGTPPPPVYRRTAEGDTVPPSAVVEVATSGDLMDLAVEWAESESQTMFYAAKYYDSSVHAALLSSLDPATTRSPTTTPPPLPPLRALPTCVWRFGVLLTYTLKQIVADAELLLGVVLLSVGLLVLTVAVHSQPENQGGMYNIRGLIFIAFVLVLLSNLAAIESMRGQLRVALDHRKRKLYGSLSFIVCLGVRIVVIRTVYLALFLPFVLFVLRSSYSLAILVGLVSCTHAAFQYLVALLPSRRWVIWVSYAYFGYSIIFSGFLLNLRTLPPLLGVLSFLRWGYGAVIYAWLHGKAFQCDGAGNTSYCYTGDDYLAMEGLQDESVMSSALILALLGASMMTLLLVLWSLRTT, from the coding sequence ATGATCAGCGAAAGCACGCCGTTAGTGGGCAACTCCACCGCGCATTCCTATCAACTGAGCGACGGAGAATTGTGTGCGCGGAGATGTAGCGAAAATAGCTGCAGTGCGGAGGTGCGAAACCAACGCATGAGGCAGTACTATCACTCTGTGTTTTGCTCCGGTGGCATTGACGTGGCTGTGCGCAACGTCGCTGTGGTTCAGCGACCCTGGCTGCAACGCTGCTACCCCAATCGGCGTCGTGGTCGTATTTGCTGCCAGGGTGTCTCCGCCCAGTTCAGGCGAGGAAGGCTGCACGTGGTGGCCGACGTGGACGGTATTGCTGCGTCATCGCTGATGACGGTAATAACAGGACGAGGCACACAGGCGTCAGGGGATATCTGGGTCGACGATGTGGCTGTCGACGCGCAAACTCGACTGCGCCTCATTGCCTACGTGGGGACCGAGTCTCTCTTCATCCCTTTCCTGTCAGTGCATGACAATTTGTGGTTTGTGGTGTATCTCCACCGCaaggagcagcgcagctggACGCAAGAGTTGGTGTTGGCCGCCGCCAGCTTCGTCAGTCTCGATCTCCGTAAGAAAGTCACAGACCTCTCACAGTCGGAGAAGTTCCGCTTGCAGGTGGCACTTGAGCTCGTGCTGGACCCACCGGCACTGTTCTTTTCCTACCCTTTTGACACCATGGGTCTGGTTGAGCAAAATGAATGCACCCAGCTTCTCTCCCGGGTCTGCGTAGTCATGATGAAAACAGTGGTGCTGAGTACCCAATTGATGCCCATGTCTTtacacagcgccgccgacacACTCCTCCTGTTTGGAGTCGGTGGAGTGGTGTTGTTCTCCGGGAAGTGCCAAGACGCCATATCATACTTCAACTGCCTCTGCATACCCAAGCATGTACCACAGCCGCTTTGGAAGGAAGTTCTAGGTCCTGGGTTGCAGGCACATTTTGCGGAGGAGGATCGGCGGACTTTCCACGCGGCATCGTTTCCCACTTCCAATTCCAGCTCCTTATCACAAAGGTTTGTTGACGGTTCAGGAAGTCTCTTGTACTCAGCCCTGTGCACGCCACCGCGACTTTCGTCGCGCCTGTTTCTGCTGGATGACCTGAacggcacgccgccgccgccggtcTACCGCCGTACGGCTGAAGGGGACACAGTGCCACCTAGTGCAGTTGTCGAAGTGGCGACTAGCGGGGATCTGATGGACTTGGCGGTGGAGTGGGCCGAGAGCGAGTCGCAGACCATGTTCTACGCCGCCAAGTACTACGACTCTTCAGTACatgctgctctcctttcATCGCTGGACCCCGCCACCACTCGAAGTCCTACCACAACGCCTCCCCCGCTTCCCCCACTCCGTGCGCTACCAACTTGCGTCTGGCGCTTTGGTGTGCTACTCACATACACGCTAAAGCAGATTGTGGCGGACGCTGAACTGTTATTGGGCGTCGTGCTTCTTTCCGTTGGGCTGCTCGTTCTCACCGTCGCAGTGCACTCGCAGCCTGAGAATCAAGGTGGCATGTACAACATCCGCGGGCTCATCTTCATAGCATTTGTGCTCGTCCTTCTTTCGAACCTTGCCGCAATCGAGAGCATGCGTGGCCAACTCCGCGTTGCTCTCGACCACCGGAAGCGAAAGTTGTACGGGTCGCTGAGCTTTATCGTGTGTCTCGGTGTCCGTATAGTAGTTATCCGCACCGTCTACCtcgcccttttccttccaTTTGTACTATTTGTCTTGCGCTCCTCGTACTCGCTGGCCATACTGGTTGGCCTCGTCAGCTGCACCCACGCTGCGTTTCAGTACTTGGTTGCTCTGCTTCCCTCGCGGCGGTGGGTGATATGGGTCTCGTACGCGTACTTTGGGTACAGCATAATTTTCTCAGGGTTTCTCCTGAACCTGCGTACACTTCCGCCTCTTCTCGGAGTTCTCAGCTTTCTGCGGTGGGGCTACGGTGCCGTGATCTACGCATGGTTGCACGGCAAAGCGTTCCAGTGCGACGGCGCTGGGAACACTTCCTACTGCTACACCGGCGACGATTACCTTGCCATGGAGGGGCTGCAGGATGAATCTGTCATGTCGTCTGCTTTGATTCTCGCCTTATTGGGTGCTTCCATGATGACCCTCCTACTTGTCTTGTGGTCATTGAGGACTACATAG
- a CDS encoding putative A-1 protein produces the protein MDAARKRHRSSASEAAAKTDEYDSAAIHGREPRHHLHSSKSAIHFTSASEKTSDDDSDYAVLVKRSSALLTKLGQRNVLDNCATQEAGSTQKEATQPMTLSCTLDNCKSNTYGVSCSAGSLVLPFATAQHSLPTEPIHHSTKSTQTESSNSLDACKKLLATELSELYTLLHIFL, from the coding sequence ATGGACGCAGCCAGGAAACGGCACAGAAGCAGCGCATcggaagcggcagcgaaaACCGATGAATATGACTCGGCCGCGATCCACGGACGTGAGCCGCGGCACCacctgcacagcagcaagagcgCTATCCATTTTACATCTGCCTCAGAGAAGACGTCTGATGACGACAGCGACTACGCTGTCCTGGTGAAACGGAGCTCGGCGCTGTTGACAAAGCTTGGCCAGCGCAATGTACTTGACAACTGTGCGACCCAAGAAGCCGGCAGCACACAAAAGGAGGCAACTCAACCGATGACTCTTTCATGTACGCTTGATAATTGCAAATCAAACACGTACGGTGTTTCTTGTTCTGCCGGCTCTCTTGTTTTACCCTTTGCCACAGCCCAGCACTCACTGCCTACAGAACCGATTCATCACTCTACCAAGTCCACACAAACAGAGTCATCGAACTCTCTAGATGCCTGCAAGAAACTGCTAGCTACGGAGTTGAGTGAGCTCTACACACTGTTGCACATCTTCCTCTGA
- a CDS encoding putative kinesin, with protein sequence MHGESSDDVIVSMSPSAKEVYLLNQETAPWRVDMPLWSCPGVARDASPATSQAGVYEALGRPLLQHALDGYNSTLMAYGQTGSGKTYTMIGDHRDDDDGEGAGIIPRMCRDLFHRLNNRSFTATGGERFSWEVHVRYVEVYCEKISDLLNSGASVGIREEITPQSATFALVGARRVKVTGTDDLLQALAMGNKWRHTASTKLNDRSSRSHAIFMIDLTEIISFTEPGGTVVSAPSKSLSIRLVDLAGSERVSETGVQGQKLKEVKDINLSLFTLGCVIECLSDPKRRGIKPPYRDSVLTKLLRDAFGGNSKTTMICTIGPCEAQRMQTVQTLHYAAKARHVMNKPRVKEDPSAVELRRANEELIALRRQLDEAQRNGSHYESIEAELKEANMRLRREQEDARLRKQVMKKREAELAVRLRELEDQREAYEAQMQALEAEAERARVQQEKREVELRRAHEVATDYARNRLEEMEKQCVSAEAALRSKEEELVKKQRAIEEKMRAAEASSRCRIDGLQQQQQEMEKTLKEKERLASMHEREMRHKYEKAEEELKSMETRHFQMEQEWLAKVKTLEVTAKQREEEVAQRIREAQEAQCKAEAAARRKEEEMQRKWIEADNKGRQLQSEAAVKEAELSRRVQEANRKAEKREEEINERLRRAEYDLSLRERETTRQLLEVEALRQATELQSETTRAKERTIEEAHSVRTESLQVIEAQLQQREKELRKQFDELMQVKRAWNDQHADQRQKLHEEHEASLKAVRQWESDVSQREMELRRQNVELAGKLRAQEMELEKQQMALLADKNEFETAMQRDRRAMLRTREEMQLTQDRNDVEFKMRQDKLIEWETGLRDRRAEMEATQKEREAALQQKEVELVALQDATMAKEMKLYQSKERLKVEQADLQRRAKAAGMKRGRMQEALFTGLQRLAVRQCGSGDDDVCDADALDGVCMSAEFMASQDNTEFSTSVLNRREQRYFCAFESMYRANILAEARIEFRNLVRNNQLEARDIERYAEVMRMREVTSALQTKLDAALSESKAAESRAAASQGQVETLMDELENLQRQALEMKVQMGSAVSAAKFAEAQVHQLRIEAYEADAKHRDREQECQSSVIEAQSAASAAARTQSFLHQLAMRVLLACEEEQRSLLEHHRTSEHQSLYLLQISDRRVLDREGAIRKWQSLYRRRSEEDTPARARDDAAQQRRVAEEAQRLRNVQRDGDALTRREDCLAAEREQFEQRVLNFESYGRAQTTELSRQEQEVKRYLLELEDMDQRKMREYAERERHLVEIAEHLKMRQARIRTNAQVLFHSLLQRSVEQQLVLTEAHEELKRINRQRAKYMARARQLTEQVQRGNAVAMQELVKLHEEYVESEKQQLTRRAHRIEEEEVRSKQRLAEQEAEIHRYLLEIEEEDVRRNALSQQGQELMQEAEARLSKAQFKEAALRDLARQIHLEAMESEEKARTMETTLRREEKSTREKLKHRKVELEQRQRAASSAAEDNERTLLEMETDLLAIVNKNKDAEHVIQTREAEIKRQKMYYMDLSKMLAERDEMLRKEHALRICGKKNAGSLAKDLLDVNDALRKQVVTWKQKFDVLLSEGKVECEKCSWKNKRDTLMCMCCGHAGLLELSQTC encoded by the coding sequence ATGCACGGAGAGAGCAGTGATGACGTAATCGTGTCTATGAGCCCGTCAGCGAAGGAGGTATACTTGCTGAACCAGGAGACCGCGCCTTGGCGTGTGGACATGCCGCTGTGGTCGTGCCCTGGTGTGGCTCGCGACGCGTCACCTGCGACGTCGCAGGCTGGAGTTTACGAGGCGCTCGGGCGGCCACTCCTGCAGCATGCACTTGACGGCTACAATAGCACACTCATGGCGTACGGGCAGACAGGTAGCGGCAAGACCTACACGATGATAGGCGACCACCGCGATGATGATGACGGCGAAGGGGCCGGCATCATTCCCCGCATGTGCCGTGACCTCTTCCACAGATTGAACAACCGCTCCTtcaccgccaccggcggTGAGCGCTTCAGCTGGGAGGTGCACGTGCGCTACGTCGAGGTGTACTGCGAGAAGATTAGTGACCTCCTCAACTCCGGGGCGTCGGTTGGCATTCGCGAGGAGATCACACCTCAGAGCGCCACCTTCGCGCTAGTCGGTGCTCGCCGTGTCAAGGTAACCGGCACAGACGACCTTCTGCAGGCTCTCGCAATGGGCAACAAGTGGCGCCACACGGCGTCCACGAAGCTGAATGACCGGAGTAGTCGTAGCCACGCCATCTTTATGATCGACTTGACAGAGATCATCTCTTTCACTGAGCCTGGCGGCACTGTCGTCAGCGCGCCGAGCAAGAGCCTTAGCATTCGCCTGGTCGACCTGGCCGGGAGCGAGCGGGTGAGTGAGACAGGGGTCCAGGGGCAGAAACTCAAAGAGGTGAAGGATATcaacctctctctcttcacacTTGGCTGTGTGATCGAGTGCCTCTCTGACCCCAAGCGGCGCGGAATCAAACCACCGTATCGCGACAGTGTGCTCACAAAGCTCCTCCGAGACGCCTTCGGAGGCAACAGCAAGACGACGATGATTTGCACAATCGGCCCTTGCGAAGCGCAGCGCATGCAGACGGTACAGACGCTACACTACGCGGCTAAAGCCCGCCATGTGATGAACAAGCCTCGCGTCAAGGAGGACCCGTCCGCtgtggagctgcgccgcgctaACGAAGAGCTCATTGCGTTGCGGCGCCAGCTGGATGAGGCACAGCGCAACGGCAGCCACTACGAGTCCAtcgaggcggagctgaaggaggcaaacatgcgcctgcgccgcgagcAGGAGGATGCGAGGCTGCGCAAGCAGGTGATGAAGAAGCGTGAGGCAGAGCTGGCTGTTCGGCTGCGGGAGCTGGAGGATCAGCGAGAGGCCTACGAGGCGCAGATGCAGGCTCTCGAGGCCGAGGCCGAGCGagcgcgtgtgcagcaggAAAAGCGTGAGGTGGAGTTGCGTCGGGCACATGAGGTGGCCACCGACTACGCACGTAACCGACTCgaagagatggagaagcagTGTGTCTCCgctgaggcagcgctgcgctccaaagaggaggaacttgtgaagaagcagcgcgccatcGAGGAAAAGATGCgggcagcagaggcgagTTCGCGATGCCGCATCGatgggctgcagcagcagcagcaggagatggagaagactctgaaggagaaggagcggctAGCCTCGATGCACGAACGCGAGATGCGTCACAAGTACGAGaaggccgaggaggagctgaagtcGATGGAGACGCGTCACTTCCAGATGGAGCAGGAATGGTTGGCCAAGGTCAAGACCCTTGAGGTGACTGCGAAGCAAcgcgaggaggaagtggcgcagcgcattCGTGAGGCACAGGAGGCACAGTGCAAGGCCGAGGCCGCAGCGCGccgcaaggaggaggagatgcaaCGGAAGTGGATTGAGGCGGACAACAAGGGGCGACAGCTGCAGTctgaggcggcggtgaaggAGGCCGAGCTGAGCCGGCGCGTGCAGGAGGCGAATCGCAAAGCGGAGAAGCGCGAGGAGGAAATCAATGAGCGTCTGCGCAGAGCAGAGTACGATCTCAGCCTccgcgagagagagacgacccggcagctgctcgaggtggaggcacTTCGACAAGCGACTGAGCTGCAGTCGGAGACGACTCGCGCGAAGGAGCGCACAatcgaggaggcgcacaGCGTTCGCACGGAGTCCCTGCAGGTTATTGAGgcgcagcttcagcagcgcgaaaaggagctgcgcaagcagTTTGACGAGCTGATGCAGGTGAAACGAGCGTGGAATGATCAGCACGCGGACCAACGGCAGAAGCTGCATGAAGAGCATGAAGCCTCTCTGAAAGCTGTAAGGCAATGGGAGTCGGACGTCTCTCAGCGAGagatggagctgcgccggcaAAACGTCGAACTTGCTGGAAAGCTGCGCGCACAGGAGATGGAGTTGGAGAAGCAAcagatggcgctgctggcagaCAAGAACGAGTTCGAAACGGCGATGCAGCGGGACCGGCGTGCGATGCTTCgcacgagagaggagatgcagcTCACACAGGATCGCAACGATGTGGAATTCAAAATGCGCCAGGATAAGCTAATCGAGTGGGAGACGGGGCTGCGTGACCGCCGCGCCGAGATGGAAGCGACGCAAAAGGAGCgtgaggcggcgctgcagcagaaggaggtggagctggtggcgctgcaggatGCGACCATGGCGAAAGAGATGAAGCTCTATCAGTCCAAGGAACGACTCAAGGTGGAGCAGGCTGACCTCCAGCGCCGTGCCAAGGCGGCCGGGATGAAGCGAGGGCGCATGCAAGAGGCTCTCTTCACTGGCCTGCAGCGGCTTGCGGTGCGACAATGTGGCAgtggtgacgacgacgtCTGCGACGCCGACGCGCTCGACGGCGTGTGCATGTCTGCAGAGTTCATGGCGAGCCAGGACAACACCGAATTCTCCACCAGTGTGTTGAACCGACGAGAGCAGCGGTACTTCTGCGCTTTTGAGAGCATGTACCGCGCCAACATCCTGGCCGAGGCGAGGATAGAGTTTCGCAACTTGGTCCGCAACAACCAGCTTGAGGCTCGCGACATAGAGCGGTATGCCGAGGTGATGCGGATGCGGGAGGTAACAAGCGCACTGCAGACGAAACTGGACGCGGCCTTGAGCGAGTCCAAGGCTGCCGAGTCGagagcagctgcatcgcAAGGGCAGGTGGAGACTCTGATGGATGAGCTGGAGAACTTGCAGCGACAGGCGCTTGAGATGAAGGTGCAGATGGGCAGCGCCGTCTCTGCCGCCAAATTTGCAGAGGCACAAGTGCACCAGCTTCGGATTGAGGCCTACGAAGCCGACGCGAAGCACCGCGATCGCGAGCAGGAGTGCCAGTCTTCCGTGATCGAGGCGCAGAGcgccgcttccgctgctgctcgcaccCAGAGCTTCCTTCACCAGCTGGCGATGCGCGTCCTGCTGGCGtgcgaagaggagcagcgcagcctACTCGAGCACCATCGAACCAGCGAGCACCAGTCACTGTACCTCTTGCAGATATCCGATCGGCGCGTGCTGGATCGGGAGGGCGCAATCCGCAAGTGGCAGTCACTCtaccgccgtcgcagcgaggaggacacgCCGGCGAGGGCAAGGGACgacgccgcacagcagcgacgcgtgGCCGAGGAGGCTCAGCGCTTGCGCAACGTTCAGCGCGACGGCGATGCGCTCACACGACGAGAGGATTGCCTTGCCGCAGAGCGGGAGCAGTTTGAGCAGCGTGTGCTCAACTTTGAGAGCTACGGGCGCGCGCAGACGACGGAGCTGTCACGGCAGGAGCAAGAGGTGAAGAGGTACTTGCTGGAACTTGAAGATATGGATCAGCGCAAGATGCGCGAGTACGCAGAGCGCGAGCGGCACCTCGTAGAAATTGCGGAGCACCTCAAGATGCGGCAGGCTCGTATTCGCACTAATGCACAGGTCCTGTTTCACTCTCTGCTGCAGAGATCTGTGGAGCAGCAGTTAGTGCTGACAGAGGCGCATGAGGAGCTGAAGCGCATCAATCGGCAGCGCGCCAAGTACATGGCACGGGCGAGGCAGCTCACTGAGCAAGTACAGCGCGGCAATGCGGTTGCCATGCAGGAGCTAGTGAAACTACACGAGGAGTACGTCGAGtcagagaagcagcagctaaCACGGCGAGCTCACAGGattgaggaagaggaggtgcgcagcAAGCAGCGTCTGGCTGAGCAGGAGGCCGAGATTCACCGCTATCTACTCGagatcgaggaggaggatgttCGCCGCAACGCGCTTTCACAGCAAGGCCAGGAGCTGATGCAGGAGGCCGAGGCGCGTCTGTCCAAGGCGCAGTTTAAGGAAGCTGCGTTGCGCGACCTGGCCCGCCAAATCCATCTCGAGGCGATGGAGTCGGAGGAGAAGGCACGCACGATGGAGACCACGCTGCGGCGAGAGGAAAAGTCAACTCGCGAGAAGCTCAAGCATCGCAAAGTGGAGCtagagcagcggcagcgggccgccagcagcgccgccgaggaCAACGAGCGGACGCTACTGGAGATGGAGACGGACTTGTTGGCAATTGTGAACAAGAACAAGGATGCCGAGCACGTCATCCAGACACGTGAGGCGGAGATTAAACGGCAGAAGATGTACTACATGGACCTCTCCAAGATGCTGGCTGAGCGCGATGAGATGCTCAGGAAGGAGCATGCGCTGCGCATCTGCGGCAAAAAGAACGCCGGCTCTCTGGCTAAGGACCTACTCGACGTCAATGATGCTCTGCGCAAGCAGGTAGTTACGTGGAAGCAAAAGTTCGACGTCCTCCTCTCGGAGGGCAAGGTCGAGTGCGAGAAGTGCTCGTGGAAGAACAAGCGGGACACATTGATGTGCATGTGCTGTGGGCACGCGGGGTTGCTGGAGTTGTCGCAGACGTGCTGA